The nucleotide sequence GTTTCCTAGGAATAACAACAAACCAACGAGACCCCCATGCAACAGATTACCGAATTTCGCCAAGTTTTGCAGCCCCTCCTCGGTTGGCATGGTGCGCGGCTGGCATTTGTGGCTCAATTTCTGATCGCCCTGCTACGAACCCGTACGGTGAATCTGAGCGAATTGGCTGCTAGCTTTTGTGGTTCCGCCCAAATTCCGTCGAACTACAAGCGTCTCCAGCGCTTCTTTAGCGACTTTGATCTCGATTATGCGGCGATTGCCCGTGCCGTGGTCTGCCTGATGGGGATCCCGCAGCCTTGGGTGCTCGCCATAGACCGCACCGAATGGAGCTTTGGCGGTAGCGTTTTCAACATTCTCACCCTGGGCATTTGCCATCAGGGTATTTCCTTTCCGGTGGTGTTTCTGATGCTGGACAACCGCGGCAATTCCAACACCCAAGAGCGCATCGATTTGCTCAACGAATTCTTCACGATTTTTGGCGAGGATGTCCGCCTGCGGTGCCTGACGAGCGACCGCGAATTTGTTGGGCGGGAGTGGATTGGCTATTTGCTCGAAGATGAGCCAATCCCGTTTCGGGGGCGGATTCGCGAAACTGAAACGCTCAGTGATGGCAGCAAAGCCCTGAATGGCCGCGTCCTCTTTGCCGATCTCAAAGCGGGTGAAACCAAGATTTTACGCAAACGCCGTCAAGTGTGGGGACATTGGGTGTATGTCGTTGGTCTGCGGCTTGACACCCAGGAATTACTGATTTTGGTCACCAACCATTCACCCCATTCAGCCCTCAAAGATTACGCCCTGCGGTGGAATTTAGAAACCCTGTTCGGTGCGTTCAAAACTCGGGGCTTCTGCCTCGAAGCGACCCATTTTATTGATGACTACCGAGTCCGCAAGCTCTTTGCGCTCCTCACATTGGCGTTATGTTGGGTGATGCGAACGGGGGTGTGGCGGCAGGCGCACAAAACGATTCAACTCAAGTCCCATGGGCGCAAAGCCCAGAGTCTATTCCGATATGGCTTAGATTACTTGCACAACCTACTCGTTAATCTTGACCATAAATTAGATGAGTTCTTGGACAATCTCAAACTTTTGTCCTGTACTTAGGGTATTGGCAGACGAGTTTCTCGACCTATGACAAATTCAGTCCTCTTCTAAAAGAAATCATTAACGCATGAGTACTCTTGAAATCTCATTACGGCTGACTGGTGATCTTCCACCGCCGGAGGAACTAATTCGTATTTTGAACGTTAAGCCTACAAAGCTACTCCGGAGAGGGCAGCACGTGTCACAACGGCGGATCCAACCGACCGATGTCTGGTGTCTGGATCTTGCCGCGTTTGACGGCAATTCCCATCCCATCGAGATGCAAGCGGACTTACAGAAATCTGCTCGACGCCTGGAAGAACTGGCTGAGGCGATCACCAGTATTACTCAAAAGGCTCAATGCAAGGCAGAACTCTATATCAGCACGATTCGGGAAGAAGACCAGGGAGGGTTTTCCTTACCTCCAGATTTAGTGGCTGCCGCGGCGGCGGCTGGATTATCAATTGAACTATCAATTCTTGTGATGCTGGAGGAGAATGAACCAAAGCTGATGTCAGCACCAGGTAAAGCTGCTCAGGAATCCATGTGATTGCCTGCATAGAGTAAGAGCATCTGTAGCAGGGGGCAGGGGACAGGGGACGGGGTACAGGGAAGGAAGAAAGACGGGACAGGGGTTGAGCCTTCTAATTTGTCCTGACTTGGATATAGCGTTTCTCAATTAAATGAGGTACGGGGATGTGAGGCACAGTGGGTTGCTCCGCACCCTCACTGTACCTCACACCCTTGAAAAGGGCTATAGCTCTGCTATGCAAATTACAGTGACGGAGACTGGGCAGAAGCGGCTAAATGCTTGACCAGGGTTGCCTGGGACAGG is from Leptothermofonsia sichuanensis E412 and encodes:
- a CDS encoding IS4 family transposase, with protein sequence MQQITEFRQVLQPLLGWHGARLAFVAQFLIALLRTRTVNLSELAASFCGSAQIPSNYKRLQRFFSDFDLDYAAIARAVVCLMGIPQPWVLAIDRTEWSFGGSVFNILTLGICHQGISFPVVFLMLDNRGNSNTQERIDLLNEFFTIFGEDVRLRCLTSDREFVGREWIGYLLEDEPIPFRGRIRETETLSDGSKALNGRVLFADLKAGETKILRKRRQVWGHWVYVVGLRLDTQELLILVTNHSPHSALKDYALRWNLETLFGAFKTRGFCLEATHFIDDYRVRKLFALLTLALCWVMRTGVWRQAHKTIQLKSHGRKAQSLFRYGLDYLHNLLVNLDHKLDEFLDNLKLLSCT
- a CDS encoding DUF4279 domain-containing protein, yielding MSTLEISLRLTGDLPPPEELIRILNVKPTKLLRRGQHVSQRRIQPTDVWCLDLAAFDGNSHPIEMQADLQKSARRLEELAEAITSITQKAQCKAELYISTIREEDQGGFSLPPDLVAAAAAAGLSIELSILVMLEENEPKLMSAPGKAAQESM